The Brachybacterium huguangmaarense genome contains a region encoding:
- a CDS encoding cold-shock protein: MPRGKVKFYDADKGFGFLTDEDGGSVYVHASTLPDGVTTLRPGAKVDFDVADGRRGPQALSLQLVDPAPSVLRARRKKPEDMAVLVEDLIRLLDSASNGLRRGRYPDRGHAEKIATVLRAVADDFEA, encoded by the coding sequence GTGCCACGTGGCAAGGTGAAGTTCTACGACGCCGACAAGGGATTCGGCTTCCTCACGGACGAGGACGGCGGCAGCGTGTACGTGCACGCCTCGACGCTGCCCGACGGCGTGACGACCCTGCGCCCGGGCGCCAAGGTCGACTTCGACGTGGCCGACGGGCGCCGTGGCCCCCAGGCCCTCTCCCTCCAGCTCGTGGACCCCGCGCCGTCGGTGCTGCGCGCGCGTCGCAAGAAGCCCGAGGACATGGCCGTGCTCGTGGAGGACCTGATCCGCCTCCTCGACTCCGCCTCCAACGGACTGCGCCGGGGCCGCTACCCCGACCGCGGGCACGCCGAGAAGATCGCGACCGTGCTGCGCGCCGTCGCCGACGATTTCGAGGCCTGA
- a CDS encoding DNA polymerase III subunit delta' gives MSVWDEVVGQEAAVARFRRAASPEGTLAQAWLITGPPGSGRSTAARAFAATLECENDPPVGCGRCRACVTVLAGTHPDVTVVATDKLSISKDEVRSLVLTAQRSPATGRHRVIIVEDADRMSAGTFNVLLKSIEEPPPLTVWMLCAPSAEDLAPTIRSRCHVVTLTIPPAETVAELLVRRDGVDPEVAGRSARAAQGHIGLALRYATQPGALEGRERAARTLLSLRGAGAAVLAAQALVDQATSEAKEHADEVSAAERERFLRSAGIEDEKVPPALRAQYRQLEEDAKRRQTRLVRDVLDRYLLDAHSVLRDVLTLQLDSGSALVNPGVHDALEEAAATSEAGDSLRLLDAVGTARARIAGNVPPLLALEALLAQVAVSRR, from the coding sequence ATGAGCGTGTGGGACGAGGTCGTGGGCCAGGAGGCGGCCGTGGCACGGTTCCGCCGTGCCGCCTCGCCGGAGGGCACGCTCGCCCAGGCCTGGCTGATCACGGGGCCGCCCGGCTCGGGACGCTCGACGGCCGCGCGCGCCTTCGCCGCCACCCTCGAATGCGAGAACGACCCTCCCGTCGGCTGCGGCCGCTGCCGCGCGTGCGTCACCGTGCTCGCCGGCACGCATCCCGACGTCACGGTGGTCGCGACCGACAAGCTGTCGATCTCCAAGGACGAGGTGCGCTCCCTCGTGCTCACCGCGCAGCGCTCCCCCGCGACGGGCCGTCACCGCGTGATCATCGTCGAGGACGCGGATCGGATGAGCGCGGGCACCTTCAACGTGCTCCTGAAGTCGATCGAGGAGCCGCCGCCGCTGACCGTGTGGATGCTGTGCGCGCCCTCGGCCGAGGACCTCGCGCCGACGATCCGCTCGCGCTGCCACGTCGTCACCCTCACGATCCCGCCCGCCGAGACGGTCGCCGAGCTGCTCGTGCGGCGCGACGGCGTCGATCCGGAGGTGGCCGGGCGCAGCGCCCGCGCCGCGCAGGGGCACATCGGCCTCGCGCTGCGCTACGCGACCCAGCCCGGTGCGCTCGAGGGGCGCGAGCGGGCCGCCCGGACCCTGCTGTCCCTGCGCGGGGCGGGAGCCGCCGTGCTCGCGGCGCAGGCGCTCGTGGACCAGGCCACGTCGGAGGCCAAGGAGCACGCGGACGAGGTGAGCGCGGCCGAGCGCGAGCGGTTCCTGCGCTCGGCCGGCATCGAGGACGAGAAGGTGCCGCCCGCTCTGCGGGCCCAGTACCGCCAGCTCGAGGAGGACGCCAAGCGCCGCCAGACCCGGCTCGTGCGCGATGTGCTCGATCGCTACCTGCTCGACGCCCACTCGGTGCTGCGGGACGTCCTGACCCTCCAGCTCGACAGCGGCTCCGCGCTCGTCAACCCCGGGGTGCACGACGCCCTCGAGGAGGCGGCGGCGACCTCGGAGGCGGGCGACTCCCTGCGCCTGCTCGACGCCGTGGGCACCGCTCGCGCGCGGATCGCCGGGAACGTGCCCCCGCTGCTCGCGCTCGAGGCGCTCCTGGCGCAGGTCGCCGTCAGCCGACGCTGA
- a CDS encoding MBL fold metallo-hydrolase, with product MNEEGLRDERAPLPEITRVRAPNPGPLTLDGTNTYVVRDGDQAWVIDPGPRDAGHLAAVEEAAGLARGVRPAGVLVTHRHDDHIEAAGTLRRRLENRGGTQVPLWAADPAAVPGSRIPPGRLDGDRGTLGHVIHLPGHTADSIALLVVGGRLLVGDTLLGGSSTVIVPPDGSLGDFLQSLRVLRALCMDGRISEILPGHGEAFSSPPAALAAIEQAIEHRLARVEQVRAARARGALTMPRLLREVYGPDLAPELREGAEWNLRAAIEHLSGPE from the coding sequence GTGAACGAGGAGGGCCTGCGCGACGAGCGGGCGCCGCTGCCCGAGATCACGCGCGTGCGCGCGCCGAACCCCGGGCCGCTCACCCTGGACGGGACCAACACCTACGTCGTGCGCGACGGGGACCAGGCCTGGGTGATCGATCCCGGGCCGCGGGACGCCGGCCATCTCGCCGCCGTCGAGGAGGCGGCGGGTCTCGCGCGCGGGGTGCGCCCCGCCGGCGTGCTCGTCACGCATCGTCACGACGACCACATCGAGGCGGCCGGCACGCTGCGGCGCCGGCTCGAGAACCGCGGCGGCACCCAGGTGCCGCTGTGGGCGGCCGACCCGGCCGCGGTGCCGGGGTCGCGCATCCCGCCCGGCCGGCTCGACGGCGACCGCGGCACGCTCGGCCACGTCATCCATCTGCCGGGTCACACGGCCGACTCGATCGCGCTGCTCGTCGTCGGGGGACGTCTGCTCGTGGGCGACACCCTGCTGGGCGGCTCGTCGACCGTGATCGTGCCTCCCGACGGCTCGCTCGGCGACTTCCTGCAGTCCCTGCGCGTGCTGCGGGCCCTGTGCATGGACGGCCGGATCTCGGAGATCCTGCCCGGGCACGGCGAGGCGTTCAGCTCGCCCCCCGCGGCGCTCGCCGCGATCGAGCAGGCGATCGAGCACCGCCTCGCCCGCGTCGAGCAGGTGCGGGCGGCACGCGCGCGGGGTGCGCTGACGATGCCCCGCCTGCTGCGCGAGGTGTACGGCCCGGATCTGGCGCCCGAGCTGCGCGAGGGCGCCGAGTGGAACCTGCGTGCCGCGATCGAGCACCTCTCCGGCCCCGAGTAG
- a CDS encoding WhiB family transcriptional regulator translates to MTTERSDSSWAAQGQCRDLDPDGFFVQGADQRQVKTLCAACPVRIECLADALDNRIEFGVWGGMTERERRRVLREHPHVQDWYALLDRARTRTQGAAGETVPR, encoded by the coding sequence ATGACCACGGAGAGATCGGACAGCAGCTGGGCCGCCCAGGGCCAGTGCCGGGACCTGGACCCGGACGGGTTCTTCGTCCAGGGAGCAGACCAGCGTCAGGTCAAGACCCTGTGCGCGGCATGTCCCGTGCGCATCGAGTGTCTGGCCGACGCGCTCGACAACCGCATCGAGTTCGGGGTGTGGGGAGGCATGACCGAGCGCGAGCGCCGTCGCGTGCTCCGCGAGCATCCCCATGTGCAGGACTGGTACGCCCTGCTCGACCGGGCCCGCACCCGCACCCAGGGGGCGGCCGGGGAGACCGTGCCCCGTTAG
- a CDS encoding WXG100 family type VII secretion target: MGEADFHGADPTALEELAAEVGAAVDLLGALEQAVETILGTLDGGCWVGPDADAFGAALGDWRRRAHEAAVVLDARGTELRDHGEEQEAASASETAAGATSRGLPTVPGARGWPGLRSLVGSRSGPGDGRADDLPVRARGPLGPNMMIATPETTETLDRLLREHVPGYSRLPEMPVPDRSQETPAERLVRLSRM; this comes from the coding sequence ATGGGCGAGGCGGACTTCCACGGGGCCGACCCGACGGCGCTGGAGGAGCTGGCGGCCGAGGTCGGGGCGGCGGTGGATCTTCTCGGCGCCCTCGAGCAGGCCGTCGAGACGATCCTGGGCACGCTCGACGGAGGGTGCTGGGTGGGGCCGGACGCCGACGCCTTCGGCGCCGCGCTGGGCGACTGGAGACGTCGAGCTCACGAGGCCGCGGTCGTGCTCGACGCGCGGGGCACGGAGCTGCGCGACCACGGGGAGGAGCAGGAGGCCGCCTCCGCGTCGGAGACGGCCGCCGGAGCGACGTCTCGAGGGCTGCCGACGGTTCCGGGCGCCAGGGGGTGGCCCGGCCTGCGGAGCCTCGTCGGGAGCCGCTCGGGCCCGGGCGACGGCCGTGCCGACGACCTGCCCGTGCGGGCTCGAGGGCCGCTGGGGCCGAACATGATGATCGCGACCCCCGAGACGACGGAGACCCTCGACCGGCTGCTGCGCGAGCACGTGCCCGGATACTCGCGGCTCCCGGAGATGCCGGTGCCCGACCGCTCCCAGGAGACGCCGGCCGAGCGTCTCGTGCGGCTGTCACGGATGTGA
- a CDS encoding DUF3027 domain-containing protein — MPRTAARLDAVSANAIDLAREAVESVTEPGQVGVHVRVEASGERLVTHVFECTMPGYRGWSWVVVLARAPRAKAPTVSETALLPGEDALLAPAWEPWEERLRPSDVGADDLLPYRDDDPRLEQGYEQTDDAEADRVALWELGLGRPRVLAPEGREDAAERWVAGDFGPRELSGRHRKGTVAAHCSTCGFLSLLSGSLRQEFGVCTNEWSPADGRVVSLEYGCGSHSETGQEEAPRENPADRIVIDELRVDFEHAEEPAVAGAEAGARD, encoded by the coding sequence ATGCCCCGCACCGCAGCCCGCCTCGACGCCGTGAGCGCCAACGCGATCGACCTCGCCCGTGAGGCCGTCGAGTCCGTGACCGAGCCCGGCCAGGTCGGCGTGCACGTGCGCGTCGAGGCCAGCGGCGAGCGTCTCGTGACCCATGTCTTCGAGTGCACGATGCCCGGGTACCGCGGCTGGTCGTGGGTCGTGGTGCTCGCCCGTGCTCCGCGCGCCAAGGCGCCCACCGTCTCCGAGACCGCCCTCCTGCCCGGCGAGGACGCCCTGCTGGCCCCGGCCTGGGAGCCGTGGGAGGAGCGGCTGCGGCCCTCCGACGTCGGCGCCGACGACCTCCTGCCCTACCGGGACGACGATCCCCGTCTCGAGCAGGGCTACGAGCAGACCGACGACGCCGAGGCCGACCGGGTCGCCCTGTGGGAGCTCGGCCTGGGGCGCCCGCGCGTCCTCGCGCCCGAGGGCCGCGAGGACGCCGCCGAGCGCTGGGTCGCCGGCGATTTCGGGCCCCGCGAGCTGAGCGGTCGCCATCGCAAGGGCACCGTCGCGGCGCACTGCTCGACGTGCGGCTTCCTCTCGCTCCTGTCGGGCTCGCTGCGCCAGGAGTTCGGCGTGTGCACCAACGAGTGGTCGCCCGCCGACGGTCGCGTGGTCTCCCTCGAGTACGGCTGCGGCTCGCACTCCGAGACCGGCCAGGAGGAGGCCCCTCGAGAGAACCCCGCCGACCGCATCGTGATCGACGAGCTCCGCGTCGACTTCGAGCACGCCGAGGAGCCCGCCGTCGCGGGCGCCGAGGCGGGCGCGCGCGACTGA
- a CDS encoding NUDIX hydrolase produces MNGAEPTIPEFLRTVALRTARGDDELARPLRRAPERWNPRRSAVLLLVAGEDLAEASLLLEERSHVMRSQPGQFALPGGRAEPEDPDDVATALREAREETGLDPDAVRVLGSFAPIAMPWRNYTVRPVVGWVPEAPALRAVDPAEVERVLWAPVSGPGSLTAPAVRRIGLIDGTETGPAFDLPGEAFVWGFTAMMVEALLEAMGAPVPAGAPPRVEVPELRRRAGL; encoded by the coding sequence ATGAACGGCGCGGAGCCGACGATCCCGGAGTTCCTGCGCACGGTGGCGCTGCGCACCGCACGAGGCGACGACGAGCTCGCGCGGCCGCTGCGCCGCGCGCCCGAGCGCTGGAACCCGCGCCGCAGCGCCGTCCTGCTGCTCGTCGCGGGCGAGGACCTGGCCGAGGCGTCGCTGCTGCTCGAGGAGCGGTCCCACGTGATGCGGTCCCAGCCGGGCCAGTTCGCGCTGCCCGGCGGGAGGGCCGAGCCCGAGGACCCCGACGACGTCGCGACCGCGCTGCGCGAGGCGCGCGAGGAGACGGGGCTGGACCCCGACGCCGTGCGCGTGCTCGGCTCCTTCGCGCCGATCGCCATGCCGTGGCGCAACTACACCGTGCGGCCCGTCGTGGGCTGGGTGCCCGAGGCGCCCGCGCTGCGGGCCGTCGACCCCGCGGAGGTCGAGCGGGTGCTGTGGGCACCCGTGAGCGGGCCCGGCTCGCTCACGGCACCGGCGGTGCGACGCATCGGCCTGATCGACGGCACCGAGACCGGGCCCGCCTTCGACCTGCCCGGCGAGGCCTTCGTATGGGGGTTCACCGCGATGATGGTCGAGGCGCTGCTCGAGGCGATGGGAGCGCCCGTGCCCGCGGGCGCGCCGCCCCGGGTCGAGGTGCCCGAGCTGCGCCGCCGTGCCGGGCTGTGA
- a CDS encoding penicillin-binding protein encodes MAQLDDLRDEGPDSTGRRSLPAAASQTLMLLLGLLAVCGLVGVLMAAFFLPAVAMTSQAAEGGVKLFDSYPAELEVEPLNESSRIEAADGSLLATFYTENRIMVPLDQISPYMQHAVIAVEDRRFYEHGAVDFQGTLRALVSNSMGSSTQGGSTLTQQYVKNALLMDAVQRGDQDDIDKATEQTYGRKLREAKLAISLEKKWSKDEILNGYLNLAQFGPSQYGVQTASLHYFSKDAKDLNPGEAAMLAAITNGPNQYDPVKHPEAAQERRNFVLTRMLSQGYITQEEFDQYSQQPVGDMLHVQNVRAGCADAGGSGFFCDYVTRVLVNDPNFAPTAEERRKLLYGGGLTIRTTLDPGKQKIAEDILNRKVPADSESGFGHSIVTVEPGTGKILVMAQNRTFNPFQDAAKGETAINYNVPKQYGGGSGFPVGSTYKPFVLTQYLETGHSIYDTVATARGTMKSFPAHCLSRGRWYESDGWDPDNAVGFTLPAQQTVLDATKFSVNTSYAHIAQRIDLCDIGSRARSMGVVPATYDKLSDDASTKPIEDIYGERLAPAALILGEQNISALDMAAAYATFAAGGTYCVPTPITSVTDRDGQEMATSGSQCSQVLDEKVADAVQWVLQQDLEDPRATGKGKIIPGHDAGGKTGTSSREYHTWYVGFTEQLSTAVWYGSPRGNERPQGTVVDGKRLYGDVYGNTVSLPTWQEYMTDVTRDMDNVPFPDQPPRGSLVGNGSGEADSGDTVPDVSGKSVKEATSILEKAGYVVSSRDGTSDSVPKGSVIGTEPGAGTALSEGGPVTIIRSAGS; translated from the coding sequence ATGGCGCAACTCGACGACCTCCGCGACGAGGGACCGGACTCGACCGGTCGCCGCTCCCTTCCCGCCGCGGCCTCCCAGACCCTGATGCTGCTCCTGGGCCTGCTCGCGGTGTGCGGGCTGGTCGGCGTGCTCATGGCCGCGTTCTTCCTCCCCGCCGTCGCGATGACCTCGCAGGCCGCCGAGGGCGGTGTCAAGCTCTTCGACTCCTACCCGGCCGAGCTCGAGGTCGAGCCGCTCAACGAGTCCAGCCGCATCGAGGCGGCCGACGGCTCGCTGCTCGCGACGTTCTACACGGAGAACCGGATCATGGTCCCGCTCGACCAGATCTCCCCTTACATGCAGCACGCGGTGATCGCCGTCGAGGACCGCCGCTTCTACGAGCACGGCGCCGTGGACTTCCAGGGCACGCTGCGAGCGCTCGTCTCCAACTCGATGGGCTCCTCGACCCAGGGCGGTTCCACGCTCACCCAGCAGTACGTCAAGAACGCCCTCCTGATGGACGCCGTGCAGCGCGGCGACCAGGACGACATCGACAAGGCGACCGAGCAGACCTACGGCCGCAAGCTGCGCGAGGCCAAGCTCGCGATCTCGCTCGAGAAGAAGTGGAGCAAGGACGAGATCCTCAACGGCTATCTCAACCTCGCCCAGTTCGGGCCCTCGCAGTACGGCGTGCAGACCGCCTCCCTGCACTACTTCTCCAAGGACGCCAAGGACCTGAACCCCGGCGAGGCCGCGATGCTCGCGGCCATCACCAACGGGCCCAACCAGTACGACCCCGTCAAGCATCCCGAGGCGGCGCAGGAGCGCCGCAACTTCGTGCTCACACGCATGCTGAGCCAGGGGTACATCACCCAGGAGGAGTTCGACCAGTACTCCCAGCAGCCCGTCGGCGACATGCTGCACGTGCAGAACGTGCGGGCCGGCTGCGCCGACGCGGGCGGCAGCGGGTTCTTCTGCGACTACGTCACCCGCGTGCTCGTCAACGACCCGAACTTCGCGCCGACCGCCGAGGAGCGGCGCAAGCTCCTGTACGGCGGCGGACTCACGATCCGCACCACGTTGGACCCGGGCAAGCAGAAGATCGCCGAGGACATCCTCAACCGGAAGGTCCCCGCCGACTCCGAGAGCGGCTTCGGCCACTCGATCGTCACGGTCGAGCCGGGCACCGGCAAGATCCTCGTGATGGCGCAGAACCGCACCTTCAACCCGTTCCAGGACGCGGCCAAGGGCGAGACGGCGATCAACTACAACGTGCCCAAGCAGTACGGCGGCGGCAGCGGCTTCCCGGTCGGCTCGACCTACAAGCCCTTCGTGCTGACCCAGTACCTCGAGACGGGCCACTCGATCTACGACACCGTGGCCACCGCTCGCGGCACGATGAAGTCCTTCCCCGCCCACTGCCTCTCACGCGGACGCTGGTACGAGAGCGACGGCTGGGATCCGGACAACGCCGTGGGCTTCACCCTGCCCGCCCAGCAGACCGTGCTGGACGCGACCAAGTTCTCGGTCAACACGTCGTACGCCCACATCGCCCAGCGCATCGACCTGTGCGACATCGGCAGCCGGGCCCGCTCGATGGGCGTCGTGCCGGCGACCTACGACAAGCTCTCCGACGACGCGTCCACCAAGCCGATCGAGGACATCTACGGCGAGCGCCTGGCGCCGGCGGCCCTGATCCTCGGCGAGCAGAACATCTCGGCGCTCGACATGGCGGCGGCGTACGCGACCTTCGCGGCGGGCGGCACCTACTGCGTGCCCACCCCGATCACCTCGGTCACCGATCGCGACGGCCAGGAGATGGCGACGTCCGGCTCGCAGTGCAGCCAGGTGCTCGATGAGAAGGTCGCCGACGCCGTGCAGTGGGTGCTCCAGCAGGACCTCGAGGATCCGCGCGCGACCGGCAAGGGCAAGATCATCCCCGGCCATGACGCGGGCGGCAAGACCGGCACCTCGAGCAGGGAGTACCACACCTGGTACGTCGGCTTCACCGAGCAGCTCTCGACCGCCGTCTGGTACGGCTCGCCGCGCGGCAACGAGCGCCCGCAGGGCACCGTGGTCGACGGCAAGCGCCTCTACGGCGACGTCTACGGCAACACGGTCTCGCTGCCCACGTGGCAGGAGTACATGACCGACGTGACGCGGGACATGGACAACGTGCCCTTCCCGGATCAGCCCCCGCGCGGCTCGCTCGTCGGCAACGGCTCGGGCGAGGCGGACTCCGGGGACACCGTGCCGGACGTGTCCGGCAAGTCCGTCAAGGAGGCCACCTCGATCCTGGAGAAGGCCGGGTACGTGGTGTCCTCGCGCGACGGCACCTCCGACAGCGTCCCGAAGGGCTCCGTGATCGGCACCGAGCCCGGCGCCGGAACGGCTCTGTCCGAAGGCGGCCCGGTCACGATCATCCGATCGGCCGGTTCGTGA
- a CDS encoding RidA family protein gives MSVSAVIERLEAAGYALPSVAAPVASYVPAVVSGSTVWTSGQLPMVDGSLAATGKVGAEIDPEQARELARVCCLNALAAIADRIGDLDRVVRVVKVTGYVASDPAFTGQPAVVNGASDLLGLAFGDAGVHARSAVGVAVLPLDAPVEVDLVVEVAAEETALS, from the coding sequence ATGAGCGTGTCCGCGGTGATCGAGCGGCTCGAGGCCGCCGGCTACGCCCTGCCGTCCGTCGCGGCCCCCGTGGCCAGCTACGTGCCCGCCGTCGTCTCGGGCTCGACCGTGTGGACCTCGGGTCAGCTGCCGATGGTCGACGGCTCCCTCGCCGCGACCGGCAAGGTCGGGGCCGAGATCGACCCCGAGCAGGCGCGCGAGCTCGCCCGTGTCTGCTGCCTCAACGCTCTCGCCGCGATCGCCGACCGGATCGGCGACCTCGACCGCGTGGTGCGGGTGGTCAAGGTGACCGGCTACGTCGCCTCCGACCCCGCCTTCACCGGGCAGCCCGCCGTCGTCAACGGGGCCAGCGACCTGCTCGGCCTCGCGTTCGGCGACGCCGGGGTGCACGCCCGCAGCGCGGTCGGCGTGGCCGTGCTGCCGCTCGACGCCCCGGTCGAGGTCGATCTCGTGGTCGAGGTCGCCGCCGAGGAGACCGCCCTCTCGTGA
- a CDS encoding DUF4177 domain-containing protein: MTAMTRWEYLTVPLLIHATKQILDNYGSEGWELVQVVPGPNPDSLVAYLKRPLSAA; the protein is encoded by the coding sequence ATGACTGCAATGACCCGTTGGGAATACCTGACCGTCCCCCTGCTCATCCACGCGACCAAGCAGATCCTCGACAACTACGGGAGCGAGGGCTGGGAGCTCGTCCAGGTCGTGCCGGGGCCCAACCCGGACTCGCTCGTGGCCTACCTCAAGCGCCCTCTCTCGGCGGCATGA
- a CDS encoding Crp/Fnr family transcriptional regulator gives MDENIVRSSPLFAALDDDGKQAVLASMTQEDFHRGAVIFREGDQGDRLFIIATGKVKVGHASGDGRENLLAVLGPGETLGELSLFDPAPRNATATAVAETSLYSLSQQDLYRVLAQRPEVARHLLASLARRLRKTNESLADLVFADVPGRVAKNLLDLAQRFGRQTDDGVMVAHGLTQEELAQLVGASRETVNKALADFASRGWIRLEARAVLLQDIERLSRRAR, from the coding sequence GTGGACGAGAACATCGTACGTTCGTCACCCTTGTTCGCCGCTCTCGACGACGACGGCAAGCAGGCCGTGCTCGCGTCGATGACCCAGGAGGATTTCCACCGCGGCGCGGTCATCTTCCGCGAGGGCGATCAGGGCGACCGCCTCTTCATCATCGCGACGGGCAAGGTCAAGGTGGGCCACGCCTCGGGCGACGGCCGCGAGAACCTGCTCGCGGTGCTCGGCCCGGGCGAGACCCTCGGCGAGCTCTCGCTGTTCGACCCGGCGCCGCGCAACGCGACCGCGACCGCCGTGGCCGAGACGTCGCTCTACTCGCTGTCGCAGCAGGACCTCTACCGCGTCCTCGCGCAGCGTCCCGAGGTGGCCCGTCACCTGCTGGCGAGCCTCGCCCGGCGCCTGCGCAAGACCAACGAGTCGCTCGCGGACCTCGTGTTCGCCGACGTGCCCGGCCGCGTCGCCAAGAACCTGCTGGACCTGGCCCAGCGCTTCGGCCGCCAGACGGACGACGGTGTGATGGTCGCCCACGGCCTCACCCAGGAGGAGCTCGCGCAGCTCGTGGGCGCGTCCCGCGAGACGGTCAACAAGGCCCTGGCCGACTTCGCCTCGCGCGGCTGGATCCGCCTCGAGGCACGTGCGGTGCTGCTCCAGGACATCGAGCGCCTGAGCCGCCGCGCCCGCTGA
- a CDS encoding metallophosphoesterase: MRNGRRRAAAVAVGAAALGAAAAHVWARRIEIHRYTLRREELHVLPAGADPVRLLHISDIHLMPEDRRKLAFLKELGRLDVDLVVDTGDNIASARSVAPLVHALDPLLHRPGAFVMGSNDMYAPGPKNPLRYFLPDARPDGYTEPERPLELPTEELAAGLSRHGWRDLTNRRDESVVDGLRIRWVGVDDPHLERDEMPAPAEDADPATTAPVVRIAVAHAPYRRVLDAFVRDGADLILAGHTHGGQLRVPGFGALVTNCDLPRSQARGLSTWSGVPLHVSAGMGASPYSNYRFATPPEATLLTLLPRDR; the protein is encoded by the coding sequence GTGAGGAACGGGCGTCGGCGCGCCGCGGCGGTCGCCGTCGGCGCGGCGGCCCTGGGCGCCGCCGCCGCGCACGTCTGGGCCCGCCGCATCGAGATCCATCGGTACACGCTGCGGCGCGAGGAGCTGCACGTGCTGCCCGCGGGCGCCGACCCCGTGCGGCTCCTGCACATCTCGGACATCCATCTGATGCCCGAGGACCGCCGCAAGCTCGCGTTCCTCAAGGAGCTCGGGCGCCTCGACGTGGACCTCGTGGTGGACACGGGCGACAACATCGCCTCGGCGCGCTCGGTCGCCCCGCTCGTGCACGCGCTCGACCCGCTGCTGCACCGTCCGGGCGCCTTCGTCATGGGCAGCAACGACATGTACGCCCCGGGGCCCAAGAACCCCCTGCGCTACTTCCTGCCGGATGCGCGCCCGGACGGCTACACCGAGCCGGAGCGGCCGCTCGAGCTGCCCACCGAGGAGCTCGCCGCGGGGCTGTCGCGGCACGGCTGGCGCGACCTGACCAATCGGCGGGACGAGAGCGTGGTCGACGGCCTGCGGATCCGCTGGGTCGGGGTCGACGACCCCCACCTCGAGCGTGACGAGATGCCCGCCCCCGCGGAGGACGCCGACCCGGCCACGACCGCCCCCGTCGTGAGGATCGCCGTCGCCCACGCGCCGTACCGGCGGGTGCTCGACGCCTTCGTGCGCGACGGGGCCGATCTGATCCTGGCCGGGCACACCCACGGCGGCCAGCTGCGGGTGCCGGGCTTCGGCGCGCTCGTCACCAACTGCGATCTCCCCCGATCGCAGGCGCGCGGCCTGTCGACGTGGAGCGGCGTCCCTCTGCACGTGAGCGCGGGGATGGGGGCGAGCCCGTACTCGAACTACCGCTTCGCGACACCGCCCGAGGCGACTTTGCTCACGTTGCTCCCCCGCGACCGATGA
- a CDS encoding endonuclease III domain-containing protein, translating to MGPSRQRRAPSREASARTPAPVRTVADRLAEAYPDARTALVHHDAFELLVATVLSAQTTDVRVNQVTPELFGRWPDAPALAAADVGAVEDVLRPVGMAPTKSRRVVALARALLDDHDGEVPEEQEALEALPGVGRKTALVVRGVWYGADALAVDTHVARLARRLGWTSSTDPARVERDVVEGVQHAGAPAIALTTLSLRLIEHGRAICHARRPACGQCMLAGVCPSAGAAA from the coding sequence GTGGGACCCTCACGGCAGCGCCGCGCCCCGAGCCGGGAGGCCTCCGCCCGGACGCCCGCGCCCGTGCGCACGGTCGCCGACCGCCTCGCCGAGGCCTACCCCGACGCGCGCACCGCGCTCGTCCACCACGACGCCTTCGAGCTGCTCGTCGCGACCGTCCTGTCCGCACAGACCACCGACGTGCGCGTCAACCAGGTGACGCCCGAGCTGTTCGGCCGCTGGCCCGACGCGCCGGCTCTCGCGGCCGCCGACGTCGGTGCGGTCGAGGACGTGCTGCGCCCCGTCGGGATGGCGCCCACCAAGTCCCGGCGCGTCGTCGCCCTGGCCCGTGCCCTCCTCGACGACCACGACGGTGAGGTGCCCGAGGAGCAGGAGGCCCTCGAGGCGCTCCCCGGCGTCGGGCGCAAGACCGCCCTGGTGGTGCGCGGCGTCTGGTACGGCGCCGACGCCCTCGCGGTCGACACCCACGTCGCACGGCTCGCCCGCCGTCTCGGCTGGACCTCGAGCACCGACCCCGCTCGCGTCGAGCGCGACGTCGTCGAGGGCGTGCAGCACGCCGGCGCCCCCGCGATCGCGCTGACCACCCTCTCGCTGCGCCTCATCGAGCACGGCCGCGCGATCTGCCATGCGCGCCGGCCCGCCTGCGGGCAGTGCATGCTCGCCGGCGTGTGCCCCTCGGCCGGAGCGGCCGCATGA